The following are encoded in a window of Chitinophagaceae bacterium genomic DNA:
- a CDS encoding cupin domain-containing protein, giving the protein MGFINYNTKNQSEIFPGIKSAMEHSAQVTFGCVSLEEGVVAPLHSHPHEQWTFVLEGQMEFTLEGEKQLLLPGMGAYIPSNAPHGAVAVTACKVIDVFTPVREDYRKLDAGYGMQDAG; this is encoded by the coding sequence ATGGGTTTCATCAACTACAATACAAAGAACCAATCCGAGATTTTTCCGGGTATCAAAAGCGCCATGGAGCACTCCGCACAGGTAACTTTTGGCTGCGTAAGCCTGGAAGAAGGCGTGGTGGCCCCGCTGCACAGTCACCCGCACGAACAATGGACCTTTGTGCTGGAAGGCCAAATGGAATTTACGCTGGAAGGAGAAAAGCAATTGCTGCTGCCGGGCATGGGGGCTTATATCCCATCCAATGCGCCGCATGGGGCGGTGGCCGTTACTGCCTGCAAAGTGATCGATGTGTTTACGCCGGTGAGGGAGGATTACCGGAAGCTTGATGCAGGATACGGGATGCAGGATGCGGGATGA